In the genome of Streptomyces globosus, one region contains:
- a CDS encoding LCP family protein, whose amino-acid sequence MNDRQEPYDPYGAREQQLIGYDAYGRPVYGPAPAAPQAHHHDPGTGYADPGHGPGPHHGPDPVHGADPAYGGTPSYGGQQHYPAQPQQYAPPQYAPQQYPAAGTYGQDAHQQQLREQWIPHQQPAPQPAAAPQPPAASAAAAPHTAQVPEPRRAADGADAGGAGDGGGAGYRTEQFAFLDQPDEDSDDVIDWLKFTESRTERREEARRRGRNRVVALTAVLALLAVAGAGYLWWAGMLPFLGGADGKGTATAAGPQKRDMIVVHVHNTKKGGTSTALLVDNVTTGRGATVLLPNTLGVTGDDGTATPLGKAVEKGGLGVRESLDSVLGTGIGGTWRLDTPFLDNLVELVGGIEADTDTAIPADDAAKIPAVGQGAKQHLSGAMAVAYATHRAPGEPEAEQLERLGQVLYGVLRKIPGDAQSATTTVESMGQILDPSLSAETLGAMLARLGEHAKEGRSAYRTDVLGVKPDGSLTDEANRTVVKEVLGGSFTAAQPGAAPRVGLRDATGDAKAQVAARAALLNGGYTFVDGGKADRQQSATQVTYQDDAQRPRAVEVAKTLGLPETAVKKGENPVNADIVVTLGRDWKPS is encoded by the coding sequence GTGAACGACCGACAGGAGCCGTACGACCCGTACGGAGCCCGGGAGCAGCAGCTCATCGGCTACGACGCGTACGGGCGCCCGGTGTACGGCCCCGCGCCCGCCGCCCCGCAGGCACACCACCACGACCCGGGCACCGGGTACGCGGACCCCGGCCACGGACCGGGCCCGCACCACGGACCGGACCCCGTCCACGGCGCGGACCCGGCCTACGGCGGCACCCCCTCGTACGGCGGACAGCAGCACTACCCGGCGCAGCCCCAGCAGTACGCGCCCCCGCAGTACGCCCCCCAGCAGTACCCCGCGGCCGGTACGTACGGCCAGGACGCGCACCAGCAGCAACTGCGCGAGCAGTGGATCCCGCACCAGCAGCCCGCCCCCCAGCCCGCGGCCGCCCCCCAGCCCCCGGCCGCCTCCGCCGCCGCAGCGCCGCACACCGCCCAGGTCCCGGAGCCGCGCCGGGCGGCAGACGGCGCGGACGCAGGCGGTGCCGGGGACGGCGGCGGCGCCGGCTACCGGACGGAGCAGTTCGCGTTCCTCGACCAGCCGGACGAGGACTCCGACGACGTCATCGACTGGCTCAAGTTCACCGAGAGCCGCACCGAGCGCCGCGAGGAGGCCCGCCGCCGCGGCCGCAACCGCGTCGTCGCCCTGACCGCCGTCCTCGCGCTCCTCGCGGTCGCGGGCGCGGGCTACCTCTGGTGGGCGGGCATGCTGCCCTTCCTCGGCGGGGCCGACGGCAAGGGCACCGCCACCGCCGCCGGGCCCCAGAAGCGCGACATGATCGTCGTGCATGTCCACAACACGAAGAAGGGCGGCACCTCCACCGCCCTGCTCGTGGACAACGTCACGACGGGCCGGGGCGCCACCGTCCTGCTGCCCAACACCCTCGGCGTCACCGGGGACGACGGCACCGCCACCCCCCTGGGCAAGGCCGTCGAGAAGGGCGGCCTCGGCGTGCGCGAGTCCCTCGACTCGGTGCTCGGCACCGGCATCGGCGGCACCTGGCGCCTGGACACGCCGTTCCTGGACAACCTCGTCGAGCTCGTCGGCGGCATCGAGGCCGACACCGACACCGCGATCCCGGCCGACGACGCCGCCAAGATCCCCGCCGTGGGGCAGGGCGCGAAGCAGCACCTGAGCGGCGCCATGGCCGTCGCGTACGCCACCCACCGCGCCCCCGGCGAGCCGGAGGCCGAGCAGCTGGAGCGCCTCGGGCAGGTGCTGTATGGGGTGCTGCGCAAGATCCCCGGCGACGCGCAGTCGGCCACGACGACCGTGGAGAGCATGGGACAGATCCTCGACCCGTCCCTGAGCGCCGAGACCCTCGGCGCGATGCTGGCCAGGCTGGGCGAGCACGCCAAGGAGGGGCGGTCCGCGTACCGCACCGACGTACTCGGCGTGAAGCCCGACGGCTCGCTCACGGACGAGGCCAACCGGACCGTGGTCAAGGAGGTGCTCGGCGGCAGCTTCACCGCCGCGCAGCCCGGCGCCGCGCCGCGCGTGGGCCTGCGGGACGCCACCGGCGACGCCAAGGCGCAGGTCGCGGCCAGGGCCGCCCTCCTCAACGGCGGCTACACCTTCGTCGACGGCGGCAAGGCGGACCGGCAGCAGTCCGCGACCCAGGTCACCTACCAGGACGACGCCCAGCGGCCCCGGGCCGTCGAGGTCGCCAAGACGCTGG